Genomic DNA from Papaver somniferum cultivar HN1 unplaced genomic scaffold, ASM357369v1 unplaced-scaffold_29, whole genome shotgun sequence:
GTACCCATGTTTATAAAAGCTTGTTCTTTTCATCCAGGACTACAATTGTACCATAGCATTTGCGTGGACTGCATTTCTGGTAAACCATCTCGGGGTATTTACACCAGAAAAGGAGACCCTGAGATTGGATTTGATTGATGAGCCATCAGCATCTGGATATCGTGACGCTGATATTATAGTTTTTGACGCATGGCATTGGTGGAATTATCAGAAAACTCATGACGGGTATGTACCATGGAGAATCAAAAATTTCACCTCATTTCCTTATGGCATAACTTTATAATTATAGCTATTTGCCTCAGAAAATACTAGTTTTGAATCGCAGAATTAACTTTTTTCAACAAGGCGATTACTTGTATCCAAAACTGGATATAAATATAGCATACACGAAGGCCCTTACTACTTGGAGTAATTGGATTGACAAGAACATCGATTCTAACAAAACCCAAGTTGTTTTCAGAGGATTTTCACTTAACCATTTTGCGTAAGTAGTTTCTTTCCGTACCATCAAGTTACCAGGGTAGTTAATCATTTCATCTTAACCCGCTTGGTTTCGATCTGCAGAGGAGGGAAATGGAACACAGGTGGAGGATGCAACCTGGAGACGGAGCCAATTCCGAGTAAACATATGTAAAGGCATCCCCTACACAGTTGAAAATACTAGAAGACACTCTTGGAAAAATGAAGATTGATGTACTGTATCTGAATGTCAGTAAGCTTACGTATTATCGAGCTGATGCACACCCTTCCGTGTATGGAAAGAATTACAATGTACAGGAAAGAATTAAAGCTCCTCAGGACTGCAGTCATTGGTGCTTACCAGGTGTACCTGATACATGGAACGAGTTGTTGTATGCTACACTTTTGAAGGCTGGTAAAGGATCTTTTGGCAATCAACCGTAATAAAGTTATCGGTGTATTCAATGAAATCTATCTAATAGAACGGAAAATAACTAGAAACATCAGTGTTTAGGTAGTATGAACCTAGGAAAAGTGCCATAACAATTCACTGTAATACAAGCAAGAGTAGCATGTTTAACTTAGCTGGTTGCAGCTTTGTAGCAACCATTATTTCATTGCATTAGCAATACTCGAAAATCAAAACTAAGAATTTAGATGTCTAAAATAAATATTGAGTTTTTCAACATGCATTGAGAATCTTTGCTTCTGTATCAAGGGTGTCAGGATTTTGAAAAGGGCCAAAAGGATGCACATTTTCAGATTTTCTTCCTTCAATGCTACACTAACAAAAAAGAGTTATTGGAAACTCATACCAGTACAAAGTCAAAGAGTTGGAGTGTTGCATGCGAATTTTCCAACGATGCTAACGTGCTTTCGGAAATAATACTTGGATTTGGTTAAGAAGGCATCCACAAAAGACTGTCGGAACACGCAAAAGGCAATCATCTTCATCCTCGTCACTCACATCTGCTCTTTCGCTCTAATCCTTCTCCATCTCCTC
This window encodes:
- the LOC113341364 gene encoding protein trichome birefringence-like 2, which codes for MIVIFSMVNDRKPYYLPGSCPYIQTQATNCYSNGRPDVEYLKWQWQWQSHPTNAGCRKNIPSFLNATDFLERLRGKKFVFAGDSLNRNMYKAISDKSRIISSGGDFTITYKDYNCTIAFAWTAFLVNHLGVFTPEKETLRLDLIDEPSASGYRDADIIVFDAWHWWNYQKTHDGGGKWNTGGGCNLETEPIPSKHIKLTYYRADAHPSVYGKNYNVQERIKAPQDCSHWCLPGVPDTWNELLYATLLKAGKGSFGNQP